TCATAGGGCGAGGGTGCGATCACCCGCGCGGCCACCATGTCACCACAGAGGTCCAGCATCATCTCACTGCCCGGCTCCGCCAGTTCGGGATCGACAAAGGCATAGGCCAGGTTCATGCCGACCCGATGGCCCCAGTCGCCCGAGGTCACCGTGCCGACCACCCGCTGCCCCACCATCAGCGAAGCGCCGCCGCGGGCCGGGGCGCGGTCGGTGGCGATCTGAAGGGTGACCAGCATCTTGCGCGGGCCGTCAGACTGGCGGTCGAGCAGCGCTGGTTTGCCGATGAATGCGCCCTTGTCCAGCTTGACGAACCGGCTGAGCCCGGTTTCAAACGGGTCGAACTCAGTGATCAGATCGGCCTTCCAGTGCAGGAAGCCTTTTTCCATCCGCATCGATTCCACCGCCCGGGCGCCGAACAGGGTCAGGCCATGCGCCTCACCCGCCTTCCTGAGCGCCAGATAGGCCGCATAGAGCGAGGCGTTGGGAATGTGGATCTCATAGGCCAGCTCACCCGAGAAACTGACCCCCATGACCGTTGCCGGGGCAAAGCCGATGAAACACTCGCGCACCGAGAGCCAGGGGAAGGCCTCGCGCGACCAGTCGCCCCGGGCGCAGGCTGAGAGCACCGCGCGCGCCCGGGGGCCGGCCAGGACCAGGATGGTCTGGTCATTGGTGAGGGAGCGCAGCTGCACGTCCTCGCCTGGCTGGATATGCTGGCTGAGCCAGTCCATGTCGTGAAATTCGCTGGCGGCGGCGGAGCCGTACCAGACCCGCGCGGGCCCGCGGTCCGAGGCGGGAAGATTGGCGATAGTCGCCTCTGCCTTGATCATGCCGTGATGGTTCAGCAGGTAACCGAGGCCAACGCGGCCCGCACGCTTGGTGACGCTGCCGCAGAACATGCGGTCGAGGAAGGCATGGCGGCCGCTGCCGGTGATTTCGATCCTGTTGAAGCCGTTCACCTCGGCCAGTCCCACGCTGTTCTGGACAGCTTTCACCTCGGCGGCGACGACGTCGAAGGCTTCGTCGAAATCGAAGGTGAGCGAGGGGTGGAACTCGGGCGAGGGCTTGATGTAATCCACCCGCTCCCAGCCGTTTACAACGGTGAACTCGGCCCCTTCAGCGGCCAGAACCGGGGTCAGCGGCGTGGTCTTGGCCGGGCGGCCAGCGGGGCGGTGCTCATGCGGGAAGTGGAAGCGGAATTCGTTCTGATAGTCTTCGATTGCCTTCAGCGCGGTCAGTTCCACATTTGCGTGACCGGTGAACCGGCGCGGGTCGATGCAC
This Ruegeria pomeroyi DSS-3 DNA region includes the following protein-coding sequences:
- a CDS encoding GcvT family protein, translating into MKSRTRVVVIGGGIAGCSTLYHLTQEGWTDVVLVERNELTSGTTWHSAAQVTNFGMNQTMVGLKSHSIALYKALAENPEYPINYHHGDGGIRLANTPEQMQGYRHFTSMARGMDVHFEVIDAQECARRHPLISTENLLGGLWDPLDGDIDPAQLCQALAYHARKAGAEVYRNTPVTALTQHKDDTWTVHTENGDIDCDIVVNACGYRVNEVGAMMGVHHPVASMEHQYFLTEDIPEIVAAGHRMPLIRCPISDYYCRQEKSGLLIGFYEQDCQTWGMDGIDPNFVNALCPDDLDRVMDVLEGAFARMPALRETGIRSIVNGPITYTIDGAPLIGPIPGKRNAFCAIGLRAGLGEGGGHGWLLAQMIVHGEACYDTWCIDPRRFTGHANVELTALKAIEDYQNEFRFHFPHEHRPAGRPAKTTPLTPVLAAEGAEFTVVNGWERVDYIKPSPEFHPSLTFDFDEAFDVVAAEVKAVQNSVGLAEVNGFNRIEITGSGRHAFLDRMFCGSVTKRAGRVGLGYLLNHHGMIKAEATIANLPASDRGPARVWYGSAAASEFHDMDWLSQHIQPGEDVQLRSLTNDQTILVLAGPRARAVLSACARGDWSREAFPWLSVRECFIGFAPATVMGVSFSGELAYEIHIPNASLYAAYLALRKAGEAHGLTLFGARAVESMRMEKGFLHWKADLITEFDPFETGLSRFVKLDKGAFIGKPALLDRQSDGPRKMLVTLQIATDRAPARGGASLMVGQRVVGTVTSGDWGHRVGMNLAYAFVDPELAEPGSEMMLDLCGDMVAARVIAPSPYDPDHARMRG